One Gossypium hirsutum isolate 1008001.06 chromosome A11, Gossypium_hirsutum_v2.1, whole genome shotgun sequence genomic window carries:
- the LOC121209534 gene encoding vacuolar protein-sorting-associated protein 37 homolog 1 isoform X2, which produces MFKNSHEQQAQPHPQEGSSCSWYPPSVVGSTNSSRPATPSSSASNSFNSQTPAEWSHSLSPVSPTEAAGVIALLKDKSVDELRKLLSDKDAYNQFLLSVDQVKIQNNIRDELRNETLQLARNNLDKEPQIMELRNQCRIIRTTELAAAQEKLNELDRQKEETLKFYSPASFMHRVQDAMNVTEEESEIVNRQLLDREIDLGTFVQKYKKLRTSYHRRALIHLAAKTSPIG; this is translated from the exons ATGTTCAA GAATTCACACGAGCAACAAGCTCAGCCACATCCACAAGAGGGTTCTTCCTGTTCGTGGTATCCACCTTCCGTAGTTGGCTCCACTAATTCATCCCGACCCGCAACACCGAGTAGCAGTGCTTCTAACAGCTTCAACTCGCAAACGCCTGCAGAATGGTCGCATTCACTGTCGCCGGTTTCACCTACTGAAGCTGCTGGAGTCATTGCTCTTTTAAAAGACAAAAG TGTTGATGAGTTACGGAAGCTTTTGTCTGATAAGGATGCATACAATCAGTTCTTACTATCAGTTGATCaagttaaaattcaaaacaat ATACGAGATGAACTCCGAAACGAGACTTTGCAGCTTGCTA GGAACAATTTGGATAAAGAACCACAAATAATGGAGCTAAGAAACCAG TGCAGGATTATCCGCACAACCGAATTGGCTGCTGCTCAGGAAAAACTAAACGAGCTTGATAGACAGAAAGAAGAAACTTTGAAGTTCTACTCCCCTGCATCATTTATGCATAGGGTTCAAG ATGCAATGAATGTGACGGAAGAAGAATCAGAAATTGTGAACAGGCAACTTCTTGACAGGGAAATAGATCTGGGTACCTTTGTACAAAAGTACAAGAAGCTTCGGACTAGTTACCACCGGCGAGCTCTCATTCATCTCGCTGCTAAAACATCTCCTATCGGATGA
- the LOC121209531 gene encoding transcription factor MYB1R1, which produces MTTSMSRSCSHCGNNGHNSRTCGEVVAGDASNGSGGSGEGGEKGIMLFGVRVMEGSFRKSVSMNNLSQFDQPHVSNADAGYASDDVLHGSGIGRSRERKRGVPWTEEEHKLFLLGLQKVGKGDWRGISRNFVKTRTPTQVASHAQKYFLRRNNLNRRRRRSSLFDITTDSFINSTILEEDEVVHQENVSSPQMNGFSMPTTFPATLSLTDLSVTENNNSTENRISRPPSPKVNTSSYLIRPIPVLPVPPSSKMADLNLNQKAEEDRLPLSLKLSTPSADEQSTAAAHSSTLVVMSNGDNNSIISVA; this is translated from the exons ATGACCACGAGTATGTCTCGTAGCTGCTCTCACTGTGGAAACAACGGCCACAACTCTCGCACGTGCGGTGAAGTTGTTGCCGGTGATGCAAGCAATGGCAGCGGTGGAAGTGGAGAAGGAGGAGAGAAGGGTATCATGTTATTCGGTGTTCGAGTCATGGAAGGGTCGTTCAGGAAAAGTGTTAGCATGAATAATCTTTCTCAGTTCGATCAACCTCATGTTTCTAATGCCGATGCTGGCTATGCTTCTGATGACGTTCTTCATGGATCTGGAATAGGAAGAAGCCGTGAACGCAAGAGAg GTGTACCATGGACCGAAGAggaacataaattatttttattgggGTTGCAAAAAGTAGGGAAAGGGGATTGGAGAGGAATTTCAAGAAATTTTGTGAAGACACGTACACCTACCCAAGTGGCTAGTCATGCTCAAAAGTATTTTCTTAGGAGAAATAACTTGAATAGGAGGCGTCGTAGATCTAGTCTTTTTGATATAACAACTGATTCG TTCATAAATTCGACCATATTGGAAGAAGATGAAGTCGTCCATCAAGAAAACGTTTCGTCACCACAGATGAATGGATTTTCTATGCCGACAACGTTTCCGGCAACTCTAAGTTTGACTGATTTATCAGTAACAGAAAATAATAACTCGACGGAGAATCGCATATCAAGGCCGCCGAGCCCCAAAGTAAACACCTCTTCTTATCTTATCCGTCCAATACCGGTTCTTCCCGTTCCTCCATCATCGAAAATGGCTGATCTTAATTTAAACCAGAAAGCCGAAGAAGACCGTTTACCTCTATCGCTAAAACTCTCGACACCATCCGCCGATGAGCAATCAACAGCAGCGGCACACTCGTCTACTCTCGTCGTCATGTCAAATGGGGATAACAATAGCATCATCAGCGTTGCTTGA
- the LOC121209535 gene encoding UDP-glycosyltransferase 73C3: MGEELHFLLIPLMSPGHLLPMVDMARLLATHGVTVSIITTPLNALRFTSVVDRAVASGLRIQVHHLPFPAKEFGLPENCENMDQLPSRDLIMNFLMAANELQQRFEELFNKLKPKPSCMVSGKNLPWTVKTAKFNVPRIVFDGMGCFSFVCTHKIELSKVHEMVSEFESFKIPGLLHEIELKKAQLPENLNPVSNDLINIRDIRQAELVCDGIVVNTFEELEKEYVKEFKTVKGSDKVWCIGLLSAINKLSSDKAERGQKQCHFETLQPWLDSKEPGSVIYACLGSISGLTKWQLIELGLGLESSGKPFIWVIRENPKSNEIEKWILDEKFEDRVKDRGIIIHGWSPQLWVLSHPAIGAFLTHCGWNSTMEAVSAGVPVITCPLFAEQFINEKLVVDVLGIGVSAGVESAVTWGLEDKFGLLMKRERVKNAIDEVMEKSEAGEERRRKAKQIGETANKAIEKGGSSHQEMEMLIQFVLQRTKEVAQTSS; encoded by the coding sequence ATGGGAGAAGAGCTTCATTTCCTTTTAATACCATTAATGTCCCCCGGCCACCTTTTACCGATGGTCGATATGGCTCGTCTCTTAGCAACTCACGGCGTCACCGTTTCAATCATCACCACACCTCTCAACGCCCTCCGTTTCACTTCCGTCGTCGATCGCGCCGTTGCGTCCGGGCTCCGCATCCAAGTGCATCACCTCCCTTTCCCGGCGAAAGAGTTCGGCTTACCGGAAAATTGCGAGAACATGGACCAACTCCCTTCTCGAGACTTGATCATGAACTTCTTAATGGCAGCTAACGAGTTACAACAAAGATTCGAAGAGCTTTTTAACAAGTTGAAACCCAAACCAAGTTGTATGGTCTCTGGCAAGAACTTGCCGTGGACGGTGAAAACGGCGAAATTCAATGTTCCCCGAATTGTTTTTGACGGCATGGGTTGTTTTTCGTTCGTATGTACACATAAAATAGAGCTttcaaaggttcatgaaatggtATCCGAGTttgaatcttttaaaattccTGGTTTACTCCATGAAATTGAGCTTAAAAAAGCTCAATTGCCGGAAAATTTGAATCCAGTTTCAAATGATTTGATTAATATTCGAGATATTCGACAAGCAGAGCTTGTTTGTGATGGGATCGTCGTTAATACATTCGAAGAACTGGAAAAAGAGTATGTTAAAGAGTTTAAAACCGTTAAAGGCAGTGATAAAGTATGGTGTATCGGCCTGCTCTCCGCCATCAACAAGCTGAGCTCCGATAAAGCCGAGAGAGGACAAAAACAGTGTCATTTCGAAACCTTGCAGCCATGGCTCGACTCGAAAGAACCTGGCTCAGTGATTTACGCTTGTCTCGGTAGTATATCAGGGTTAACAAAATGGCAACTTATAGAGCTTGGCTTAGGTTTAGAATCATCTGGAAAACCATTTATTTGGGTTATCAgagaaaacccaaaatcaaatgaaatagaaaaatggaTTTTGGATGAAAAATTTGAAGATCGTGTTAAAGATCGAGGGATTATAATCCATGGTTGGTCACCACAGTTATGGGTTTTATCTCATCCTGCCATTGGAGCTTTTTTAACTCATTGTGGATGGAACTCAACGATGGAAGCTGTTTCCGCCGGTGTGCCAGTGATAACGTGTCCTCTGTTTGCCGAACAGTTTATTAATGAGAAACTCGTCGTCGACGTGCTTGGGATCGGCGTTAGTGCCGGCGTAGAATCGGCGGTGACGTGGGGATTGGAAGATAAATTCGGGTTGTTGATGAAACGGGAACGGGTTAAAAACGCCATTGATGAAGTGATGGAGAAAAGTGAAGCTGGTGAAGAACGAAGAAGAAAGGCTAAACAAATTGGGGAAACTGCAAATAAGGCCATTGAAAAAGGTGGATCTTCGCATCAGGAGATGGAGATGTTGATTCAGTTTGTTCTTCAACGAACTAAAGAGGTAGCTCAAACTAGTTCTTAA
- the LOC121209534 gene encoding vacuolar protein-sorting-associated protein 37 homolog 1 isoform X1 codes for MFKFWNSHEQQAQPHPQEGSSCSWYPPSVVGSTNSSRPATPSSSASNSFNSQTPAEWSHSLSPVSPTEAAGVIALLKDKSVDELRKLLSDKDAYNQFLLSVDQVKIQNNIRDELRNETLQLARNNLDKEPQIMELRNQCRIIRTTELAAAQEKLNELDRQKEETLKFYSPASFMHRVQDAMNVTEEESEIVNRQLLDREIDLGTFVQKYKKLRTSYHRRALIHLAAKTSPIG; via the exons ATGTTCAAGTTCTG GAATTCACACGAGCAACAAGCTCAGCCACATCCACAAGAGGGTTCTTCCTGTTCGTGGTATCCACCTTCCGTAGTTGGCTCCACTAATTCATCCCGACCCGCAACACCGAGTAGCAGTGCTTCTAACAGCTTCAACTCGCAAACGCCTGCAGAATGGTCGCATTCACTGTCGCCGGTTTCACCTACTGAAGCTGCTGGAGTCATTGCTCTTTTAAAAGACAAAAG TGTTGATGAGTTACGGAAGCTTTTGTCTGATAAGGATGCATACAATCAGTTCTTACTATCAGTTGATCaagttaaaattcaaaacaat ATACGAGATGAACTCCGAAACGAGACTTTGCAGCTTGCTA GGAACAATTTGGATAAAGAACCACAAATAATGGAGCTAAGAAACCAG TGCAGGATTATCCGCACAACCGAATTGGCTGCTGCTCAGGAAAAACTAAACGAGCTTGATAGACAGAAAGAAGAAACTTTGAAGTTCTACTCCCCTGCATCATTTATGCATAGGGTTCAAG ATGCAATGAATGTGACGGAAGAAGAATCAGAAATTGTGAACAGGCAACTTCTTGACAGGGAAATAGATCTGGGTACCTTTGTACAAAAGTACAAGAAGCTTCGGACTAGTTACCACCGGCGAGCTCTCATTCATCTCGCTGCTAAAACATCTCCTATCGGATGA
- the LOC121209533 gene encoding carotene epsilon-monooxygenase, chloroplastic translates to MQSYLAPSSFTFPSFPSQKPINKTIPFQSFTIKSSIDKNPTTKPKPTTPSKTTSWVSPNWLTSLTKSLTLGSKDDSGIPIASAQLEDVSELLGGALFLPLFKWMNEYGPIYRLAAGPRNFVVVSNPAIAKHVLRNYGKYAKGLVSEVSEFLFGSGFAIAEGSLWTVRRRAVVPSLHKKYLSVMVDRVFCKCAGRLVEKLQPFALDGTAVNMEENFSQLTLDVIGLSVFNYNFDSLTTDSPVIDAVYTALKEAELRSTDILPYWKISALCKIVPRQIKAEKAVTVIRKAVEELIVNCKEIVEKEGERINKEEYVNDADPSILRFLLASREEVSSLQLRDDLLSMLVAGHETTGSVLTWTLYLLSKDPSALLKAQQEVDRVLEGRNPTYEDIKDLKFLTRCITESLRLYPHPPVLIRRAQVDDVLPGDYKVKAGQDIMISVYNIHHSSQVWERAEEFVPERFDLESSVPKESNTDYRFIPFSGGPRKCVGDQFALLEAIVALAMFLQRLNFELVPDQNISMTTGATIHTTNGLYMKLSQRMPNIGSSTSK, encoded by the exons ATGCAATCTTATCTTGCTCCTAGCTCTTTCACTTTCCCTTCATTTCCTTCACAAAAACCCATTAATAAAACTATCCCGTTTCAATCTTTCACAATCAAATCCTCCATTGATAAGAATCCCACCACTAAACCCAAACCAACAACcccatcaaaaacaacatcttgGGTTAGTCCCAATTGGCTCACTTCATTGACTAAGTCCTTAACATTGGGCTCCAAAGATGATTCGGGTATACCCATAGCTAGTGCTCAATTAGAGGATGTCTCTGAACTTCTTGGTGGTGCTTTGTTCTTGCCTTTGTTTAAGTGGATGAATGAGTATGGGCCTATATATCGGTTAGCTGCTGGTCCTAGGAACTTTGTGGTGGTTAGTAACCCCGCCATTGCTAAGCATGTGTTGAGAAACTATGGTAAATATGCTAAAGGACTTGTCTCTGAGGTCTCTGAGTTTCTTTTCGGGTCGGGTTTCGCCATTGCTGAAGGTTCTCTTTGGACG GTGAGACGGAGGGCTGTAGTTCCATCTCTTCACAAGAAGTATTTGTCTGTTATGGTTGATCGGGTATTTTGCAAATGTGCCGGGAGATTGGTAGAGAAGCTGCAACCTTTTGCATTAGATGGCACCGCCGTGAACATGGAAGAAAATTTTTCTCAACTGACTCTTGATGTTATCGGTCTCTCGGTATTTAATTATAACTTCGATTCGTTGACAACCGATAGCCCTGTCATTGATGCAGTTTATACTGCTTTGAAAGAAGCAGAGTTACGGTCCACGGACATTTTACCCTATTGGAAG ATTAGTGCTTTGTGCAAGATAGTTCCGAGACAAATAAAGGCCGAAAAAGCAGTTACAGTCATTCGGAAAGCCGTTGAAGAACTTATTGTAAATTGCAAAGAGATTGTTGAAAAAGAAGGTGAAAGGATCAACAAGGAGGAATATGTAAATGATGCTGATCCAAGTATCCTTCGATTCTTGCTTGCAAGCAGGGAAGAG GTTTCAAGCTTGCAGTTACGAGATGACCTTTTATCAATGTTAGTTGCAGGTCATGAGACTACTGGTTCGGTATTGACATGGACGTTGTATCTTCTAAGCAAg GATCCCTCGGCATTGCTAAAAGCACAACAAGAAGTCGACAGAGTCTTAGAGGGACGGAACCCTACCTATGAAGACATAAAGGATCTCAAGTTCCTAACTCGATGCATAACTGAGTCATTGCGTCTATATCCACATCCTCCT GTCTTGATAAGGAGAGCTCAAGTTGATGATGTTCTTCCCGGAGACTATAAAGTTAAGGCTGGTCAAGACATAATGATTTCAGTATATAATATACATCATTCCTCACAG gtctGGGAAAGAGCTGAAGAGTTTGTGCCCGAGAGGTTCGACTTGGAAAGCTCAGTCCCTAAGGAATCAAATACAGATTACAG GTTCATTCCGTTCAGCGGGGGTCCTCGTAAATGTGTTGGTGATCAATTTGCTTTACTAGAGGCCATTGTTGCACTTGCAATGTTCCTTCAACGCTTGAATTTTGAGCTGGTTCCGGATCAAAACATTAGTATGACCACCGGAGCTACGATACATACAACAAAC GGTTTGTACATGAAGCTCAGCCAACGCATGCCCAATATTGGTTCGTCAACTTCCAAGTAA